CCGAGTTCACCTTCAGCTCCGTAAGCATCACTTAGCAATACAACCGCCTGTAACTCAGGATCAAGCTCATAAAGACTCATAACTTTCTTTGAATTGCCCTGAGATTCAATCTCATCTTCCACGGAATCTGCGAACttcttaaaatcaaaattgtaagCGACACCATTTTCTTCAAAtgaaaatccatcgaatttGTCAATGAAGAGGTCTTCATATAGCTTCCGCACTTCCAAGAGTCGCTCGACATCAACATGAAGAACATACAAAAGAGGAGCCAAGAGTTCATGCATTCCTACAAATAAACAAGAAAGAGAAACAGATAAAGTGCCAGCTTGAAGCCTCACGTTTTTCATTGCATACTAtggaataaaatttgaattaccaACTCCAATTACCCTAAAAAGCATTCAGATTCAAAATCGTTAAAACACAGTCAATATTTAGAATTGCAAGGCATTGCTGATTTAGCTTTCCAAAACCTACAACGAGATAGCATGAAAAAATATAACACATGCATGCAGAACAGTTAAGAAAAATACCTTGTCTGTAACCACAGTCCGGGTGTCGAAGACACCACAGCAATAGTATGCGCCTCAACATACCCTGGCATCCAGGAGTCTGGAAGTAGCTTTCATGCTCCGGATATAATCGTGATAAATCCTGGTTAACCATTTTCTCCAGCTCAGCATTCCGAAAGTATTGACTCCAGGTGCTGTCTGCATGAAGAATTCACTATGGTTTAACTATAGATCAAGCAAAAAACacctaaaatcataaaatacgTCGAAACCATAGTAAATTTGCTCATAGAAGAAATATTCCAAACATTCAGGGCGATCTAATTTTCCATTGACAAAGTTCGGTTACAATTCCTGGCTCGAAAAAGCCAACTAACCATGATAAGGTGTAAATCCAGGAACAGAGATTCTCCTCCATTTTATGAAATCGAAACAGACACTGGACTGATAATCACTGTCCATACGAATTCAACATTAATCAAGATAACATAACAAGGTGTAAACAACAATACTAGTTAAAACAAAAGCTGATGGATCAACAAtgcaaattgtttaatttaatcaataatgAACTAAAAGTCGAAGCAATGCAGCAAAAAAGAAAGCATAAACACTACAATTACCTGGGTTTTGTGAAAGTGGATTATCCATAACAAGATCAAGGGAATTGGTTGCTCCATCCTTGGGAACATGTGGATCCACTAACAGTTGCCTTCTCAAACCAGCATATCTAAATTCACAAAGTtagtttacaaaaaaaaaataataatttaattaaggaaaacAATGTTCTTTGAAACAATCTAAGAGAGACAAAaagttatcaattttaaataaaacttaagcTAGAATTAGCTGAAAtgctttataaaaatatgaacaaaatggatataaaattagaaaataaatttaaaaaaaccaagTTTAGGTAATCTgtacaataaaaaaaagaagctgtaatttaaaaattcacaCTCTGACGCTAAATTTTtcttaggatttttttttaaaaaaaaggaaaaggtaaAGATGAAATGGTTACCTTCTGCGAAAATCAGCAGTTACCCTACGAAGATCATCAATTGAAGAAGAAGGAGGTAGAATCCCTAGATTGATACGCCATTGAACGCCTCTCAGGCTACCAAAAGGATGGCTTTCCGCCGGAACGACACCGGAGGACGACGATGGCGCTTCTTCTTTTACAATCTCTTTGCTCATTTCTTGCGATCAAAACACTAATAAACTACATAAAacagattaaaaaaatactacGCCTGGGTTTGAGACaccaaaaaaatcattcaaacaaGATTCTTCCATTTGCATCCAGGCTTTcaatttctctctctttctcccatttttagattaaaaaaaaaagaaaattaattaaaaaggaagaCGCAAATAggatgtttgttttgtttattacgAAAAAATTCCCTCAAAGAAaccactttattttattttatttaataatagtaatttttatttaattaattatatttataacacTTAAAAAAAAGcatcattttatacttttagGGTCACCTATACcaatatcattaaattattagtaatttatattttaattattaaattttaaaattttataaaatagtcattaaattattcggaagtttttatctaatttcctgggttgttaagtttttttttaatttgattagcGAACTTTAAGTGAAAATTTGACATCAGTATAGTGGATTCATCGACGAGTAAAAAAACACAccttaaattgaaattgatctgACAATCAATGTCAAAAACCGAAGAAGAAATCTATTTGGACTCTGGATTGTAGATTTGTGATATtcaaaattgtttaataaaaaaataaattgttgaagAGAAAGAGATAGGAGCTTTCAAATCATTCAGGCGGcgtaaacaaaaaaaagtcatataataacaactttaacaGTGCAATgacttaaatagaaattttttaatagtttaaggatcattttgtaactttttaaagttaaatgaccaataaataaaattactaataattcaGTGACATTTGTTGTAATTTACCCTGTTCTTTAACGCTCCATGGAACTTGCTCGTGGACCCGGCAGGCAGCTCCCCCGGCCCGTATTGGTTGGAGTTTTGGTAAAATTGGTTTTCAGGTAAATTCAACATTATGGAAATACATTTTATGTAACAGTaaatttgctttatttattcTACCTGTGTAAGTTTTCGAGGTTTCGATTTAATCGGTTAAACTGAttcgattaaaaaattattaaatatttaaaattttaatttaatttttttagtcgattcaattaatttatattgatttttatctaataaattcAAAGGCTTTTTCCAAATCTATAcctacatttttaattttgaaaatcatgtGATTTAACTTCAACGTCATTACTGTTTACATCTACATCTACATCTACATCTACATATTATATTTAAGGGCTTTACTAAGTTGGTGTCACTTTAACCGAgtccaaatttaattaaacaattataaaaaattttccttttataaaataataaatattattgcaATGATactttcattatattaaatcgtgtgaaatttaaaatatatgtttgatggaatttaaattcaaaacacTGTAATTTCTACGGTCTTAACCATCTCGGTTAAAgcttcatttaatatttaaatcaatttttatataaatatatttgacaaaaaaatttcacataccataatttattgtaaattaatAGCAAGATTGAGTAAatgggataaatattaaaattacacatggattttattttaatgtataattcgATACGTGAACTCGAGTTGTTGCATATAATTATGTACACGAAATTTCGATTgtgattcaaatatatacattaagcttatgtatttaaagaaataaatattttgtttgtttgaattaatatatttgtatatgtatgcaatatataaacgtAAAATAGTGTTACATCGATAATGATGCTAGtagtttataaaaattgaatcaaattaaaattttatgtatagcATTGTACATAGAACAAAAATTCATTtgtagttttgatatttatcccggAACTAAAGCCACCAAATATGCATAGCATAGGGACCTTTTAAAGGATTTTACCAAAGTTGTTCGATGTATCTATCTGCTCCTCCCCTCAACCTCCGTTTACTTATAGTTGGCCCCTTTTCTTTTAACGGCGGTTAAATGTATCTTTCTCTAAGGACTTTCTCCGCCGCCGCCCCTAGCTTCATCCAACGCCATTACAACTCTGGGTTTTCTTACAGATTCATCCATGGCGGACCAAATGCAgactttttctttctcaaccAGACACCAAGACCACGAGAAAAACGACGACGTCGAGGAGGGCAAGTGTGTTTGCCTCGTGGTAGCTCTCTTCCCTTGTTTAATTTGCTTCATCCTTCTCCTTATCATAGTCTCCATCGTTTTAGTCTTCAAATTCCATTTCCTTTGCCACACTCCTCTTCATTCCGTCATTTACAAGCACCGTTGCTGGCTCTAGATTTGAATCTGAGAGGTTTCTCTAGTGTCACCGGCGGTGATAGAGATTCCGATACCGACACCGGATCCGGTAGCACCGAATCTAGGTCGGACCCAAAGGAAGTTGAGAGAGTATGCAAGGTGATCGACGAATTGTTTAGCTTAGACCGAAACATGGAAGCTGTTTTGGATGAATGTAGGATTAATCTTACTCATGATTTAGTCATTGATGTACTCAACCGGTTTCGGCACGCTAGAAAACCGGCGTTTCGGTTTTTCTGTTGGGCCGGACAAAAACCGGGGTTTAATCATGATTCCAGGACTTATAATAAGATGATGAATGTTTTAGCTAAGAATAGACAGTTTATAACCATGTCGAGATTGATTGAAGAGATGGGTGCTAATGGGGTTTTAACATTGGATACTTTTATTATTGCCATTAAAGCTTTTGCTGCCGCCAAGGAGCGGCGGAAGGCAGTCATGGTCTTCGATTTGATGAAGAAGTACAAGTATAAAGTGGATGTTGATACTGTTAATTGCTTGCTTGATAGTCTTGGGAGGGTTATGCTTGCGAGAGAAGCGCAAATGCTTTTCGAGAAGTTGAGAGATCGGTTTATGCccaatttgaattcatatacGATATTGCTAAACGGTTGGTGCAAGGTGAGGAATTTGATGGAAGCAGGGAAGGTATGGAATGAGATGATCGATAAGGGTTTCGAGCCGGATGTTGTTGCTCATAATGTTATGATCCATGGGTTGTTGAGGAGTAGGAAGACGTCGGATGCAGCGAAGTTGTTTGAGGCCATGAAAAGTAAAGGGCCTTTGCCTAATGttcgtagctatactattatgATCCGGGAGTTTTGCAAGCAAGGAAAGATGAATTTCGCAATTCTGTATTTCGAGGAAATGCGTGATTCCGGATGTTTGCCCGATGCAGCCATTTACACATGTTTGATCACCGGTTTCGGAAATCAGAGAAATATGGACGTGGTTTTTAGATTGTTGAAAGAGATGCAAGAAATAGGTTGTCCACCTGATAGTCAAACCTACAATGCCctgattaaattattaacgaCTCAACGAAAGCCGGACGATGCAATGAGGGTATACAAGAAAATGATTCAAACCGGAATCCAACCAACAATTCACACTTTCAACATGATGATGAAATCGTTCTTCCAGTCCAGGGACTATGACACAAGCCGTGCAATTTGGGACGAGATGCGCGAAAAGGGGTTTTGCCCTGACGATGTTTCTTACACCATTTTCATCGGAGGAGTAATCCGTTTAGGTCGATCAGGAGACGCATGTAGACTGTTAgaagaaatgtttgagaaagGAATGAAACCTCCTCAACTTGATTACAACAAGTTTGCAGCCGATTTTTCTAGAGCCGGCAAATCAGACATACTCGAGGAACTGGCTCGAAAGATGAAGTCCTCCGGTAATGTCCAAGCCTCGGATATATTCACAAGATGGGCCGagatgatgaagaaaaggaTTAAGAGAAAGGGTCCTTTCAAAACCGATGGAAGGTGCATCTAACAAGGTAATGAAGCATTTTCTCTggtttttcatgtatttcaatGGATCATACTGCAAATATGACCTTTTCTGTTATGGCCATTGgatgtatatatttttcttttttcagttGTTGCATGCATTCTGTATTTGTAATGTTATTGGCTTATTGTTTAGCTTATTGGTTCCTTTCAACCCTAAACCCCAATGGATAAATGTAGGTAACATCTCAGTATGACTAATTACATGGTGGTTGGAACTTTTCACCAACTCAAACAATAAGTTCTAACTGCTccaattatatacatatataaggtCAAGACTTAATTTGTGGGAATCAAACCAACTTGTGaactactaatatatatatatacacacacacatggATTTATGCTATACTCGAAAATACATTATGAAGTTAAGTATTGGTTAAAActtctttattaatttctttaggTTTCAagttttgataataaattttaaaatacaagaTTGGTTTGGAGTAGTGACTGAAACCCCATGATAACATGAGTATTTGAGTGCAAGTCGACTcttttgagaaaaattttaaatatgttatctATTAGAAGCTGAAGGATCTTTCAAAGGATCGATATTGTTTCTGGTTGGGGTTTTGTTGAACTCCCCTCTTCTTTAAACAATCTTAGACACTCAAACTCTCCATAAAATCCAAAGATAAAATCCTACtgaactattaaaaaatatgttagcTCAATAAACAACCCTTCAAATATTTATCAGAAAAAAGAGTGGAATTTACAACATAATGACTCTTACCATCAATAATTTCAAACAATCTATACAGAATACCATATGTTATTAGACATTGTTTTTCCATACAAaatctacatatatatataaacaattataaaaacatCATCCCCTACCTCTCAAATTTGCAGGCTATACATTGCTTGTAATAAAATCAATCTCTTGTATATCAGATTCACTCCTTCGACTAAACGACATTTCTCTAATAGTATCCAAAATGGGCTTCCACGACCTCACCCTGTACGACCTTCGAACCCCACCATGTACCGTCGTCTCCCTTCTCCTCGTCCGGCCGTTCATGGTCATCGTCGTCCTCGACAAACACCTAGTTTCCGGCAACGCACGGTGGGATTTAGCTCTTTCCGTCAACCTCTTCACCAGCGCCGCCATATCCAGCGGAGAAGTGTCACCCTTTAAAGTCGAAAACGGCAGCACAAAGTAAAGCTGGCCTGGTTGGAGCGGAGCATCGGGGCTTAGTGGCTGGCACCCTGCCGATAAAAGCTGAGCCGCGGTGCATAGAAACTGCTTAGGAGGGTTCCCTATGGCTTGACTTACTGAGATGGGATAGTCCAAGTCCTCTACGTAGCCATTGAGATGAACTAGTCGAACTGTGTTCGGAGATGCATGTTTGCAAGAGCAAGAAGAAGATAGACAACACCCCATTCTTTTACTTGGATTTGATGTTTctctattaaattattatatatatgtaaaagatAATCCTTTCTGACGCACTTGTGATTTGGACTGTTTTGCAGGTTTGATTTTAGTGTGATGTATTTGTCTTTCTTGTATAGTTTTGGTCAATGTTAGGGGGAGGAAGGTTGGCTACTCATCATTAAGCAATGGTATACTTTTGGGTGTAATTATGTGTATTCATCCGTTTTACTCTAAGAGTGTAGTCGTACTCGTATTAGGATGATAATTAGGTAAAACCCTCGaaataatcttaattttaagATTCGAATTTgatccaaatatatgaaaaagaagTCTACATACATAATTATGAACCATGGTGTTGGCGAAATCAGAAATTATTTTTGAGCGCGTGAAATTAAGTCATGTATTTTTAtgagaattaaaatgaaatttcatcATTATGTTAGCTTAATCATTTATAGTTTttcaaagattaaattaaaatttattggaGACCAAAGTGTAATGTGACCATTTATCAACATTTTAGCTTAATATCGTGATTTTGTATCGATAATTCTGAACATTGTGAAACTTTTAAGTAGACTCTCAAATCCCGTAGATTTTAAGCTTtgctttaaaagaaatttccataAATAAAATTGTGTGCCTCATTTAATTTCTTGTGTATGGTTATTATAGTTGATTTTATATTGACATGCTTGCTTCCACAGTTTTCATTTCATGAAACTCAAACTCTAAAATTCGAAGTCTCGAGACAACTTAGTGTCAAACCTTTAAACCATAGATTAACATGGTTGAAAAATTGTGTACCtaattaagaattatttttcctttgaaattaaaaataattatttcaactaattttaaaatcataggCAAATAATTGTtagaaattgaaatattttaatacgCAAATATCACTCTCACGTTTCTCATCTTTTAAATTGATCcaatgaaaaaataagaaaaataataaaaaatattaatactcTGAATTGTCACTCTCAACCGACgatatcttttttatttttgtttattctaaaaattatttcctTTATAGTTAACGTATATTTGCATGTATTTTAGTGTTTATAAAAATGCATTTGGAGTactgattgagtcttagttttATTAGTACGAGCATGGCTGTCAAGGCATTGTTATCCTCTTaattaaacttgtattttaaaatctgaaaagcaGATAAACTAAATCCTAAACTTTCGACAAATACAAAGACTTTTAACCTATTTTAACATGCtcattaaattgtaaatttttatttataataaaaatataaaaatatatatctaattAATCATCTTATTCAacaatattatttctttaaaatgaattatgatttttcTAAGCAATAGACACaatctttcaataaaatatgattgacTTTCctgtttgattatatatatatatatatataaaatattaaataccgtgattttaattttgttggcTGATATTGACCATATAATAACAATATGATAATAACTcatcttaaattaaaattacatataattttaggttttggattaaaaattgtaacaaataattctttaataaaataccaatttattattatgatcGAATTagtttgaattataaattaaattaaatgatttttaaaatttaaaaatataatttatttttccacagataaataaataaataaataaaaccattaGAGATCACCCCACATTATCACAATAacttcttttacaaattaaaagaagaaaagaaaaaag
The nucleotide sequence above comes from Gossypium raimondii isolate GPD5lz chromosome 13, ASM2569854v1, whole genome shotgun sequence. Encoded proteins:
- the LOC105781752 gene encoding uncharacterized protein LOC105781752, coding for MGCCLSSSCSCKHASPNTVRLVHLNGYVEDLDYPISVSQAIGNPPKQFLCTAAQLLSAGCQPLSPDAPLQPGQLYFVLPFSTLKGDTSPLDMAALVKRLTERAKSHRALPETRCLSRTTMTMNGRTRRRETTVHGGVRRSYRVRSWKPILDTIREMSFSRRSESDIQEIDFITSNV
- the LOC105781750 gene encoding pentatricopeptide repeat-containing protein At3g62470, mitochondrial → MYLSLRTFSAAAPSFIQRHYNSGFSYRFIHGGPNADFFFLNQTPRPREKRRRRGGQVCLPRGSSLPLFNLLHPSPYHSLHRFSLQIPFPLPHSSSFRHLQAPLLALDLNLRGFSSVTGGDRDSDTDTGSGSTESRSDPKEVERVCKVIDELFSLDRNMEAVLDECRINLTHDLVIDVLNRFRHARKPAFRFFCWAGQKPGFNHDSRTYNKMMNVLAKNRQFITMSRLIEEMGANGVLTLDTFIIAIKAFAAAKERRKAVMVFDLMKKYKYKVDVDTVNCLLDSLGRVMLAREAQMLFEKLRDRFMPNLNSYTILLNGWCKVRNLMEAGKVWNEMIDKGFEPDVVAHNVMIHGLLRSRKTSDAAKLFEAMKSKGPLPNVRSYTIMIREFCKQGKMNFAILYFEEMRDSGCLPDAAIYTCLITGFGNQRNMDVVFRLLKEMQEIGCPPDSQTYNALIKLLTTQRKPDDAMRVYKKMIQTGIQPTIHTFNMMMKSFFQSRDYDTSRAIWDEMREKGFCPDDVSYTIFIGGVIRLGRSGDACRLLEEMFEKGMKPPQLDYNKFAADFSRAGKSDILEELARKMKSSGNVQASDIFTRWAEMMKKRIKRKGPFKTDGRCI